The following proteins are encoded in a genomic region of Sorangiineae bacterium MSr12523:
- a CDS encoding CHAT domain-containing protein: MAIMDEVRDAPSPNALLELLVRERSLRHDAALNDLAEKLARDAAQESDSPLGDYRSQQAGFVAELRDTIEETLRADSLALLVAVYEGRQVLFTESFWPLMRALASDASTAGDARREHAFARVLAVYDTLVRALDQISTLRDQSPDELSVSLRPGTIYSDPAFHKWLSVRCRAAACAGSELAPRIAQLREWLVTLCRVTESRANVSGASDGRFSLYASGDMAEAWLIMRPDLHAPFDALLSRVSAGELTVEQAVAAAIADFARDEDSAPFYGAYFLERALRWSGGALLTPALDEYRVLCDRPGEAAIRATTTLRYGTALVLYWRPAGQGQVALEDAEARLASARGTVSPKTSPRLVRDLHFARARLLENVAIWTPDRLAEARAEFEAGLSVERVAHEREPRGRALGGLANVLVALARRGIHVSLERIASLYDEALTLLPNEDSINRAIVLNNYAVFLIEARDTDRATDFERALTYVDEGLAIAIPIRRDPVWVTDAIASLYLTRGNILRHRAYGDLEGRLRAARESFSAGTRFASATSELGGLLRLNQAFLNEELGRLTGDPTFEEEGYRCLVEAQECLGGHPLLSLIVSFAQASFARARPTPEAVSSARDALKSLRERGDLHELAGRAHQFGNLLRRADELPQREEGTALLNEAHRLYGQLALRTEELTAARDLAEALIDDSPPGDPQPNLARAEALLEEASVHADEAWGQVPTIEWRLSSVAASKVHADLAWLRVRRGAPIAEFVRNVCLAKNRELLEHTRLLAGQLTGARLAEARAAQSAALREEQVRWRTQNAASATESTFSEAARAAETIVRARALQAIHAGRPERFEAAQIEAQLASFFSANPESTVIDVTLGSLGTVLVVATATGVSVHALDLRSIETNQARDDWWRAWSRWREASAPDKHHRYAEWNASTEALLALVSERLLGASLSASMIDGRDLVVIAGRLSGIPFHAARVGGTRLLLRARSVAYATSLARLPGREIRWRAPRSALCVLSDPTTSGQASLDASPGELLRVAQRLSQGGTDVTVLASVGDRVGMGALPPHAFADTIRVDGRRPTPSVMAELIPLTDTLVYSGHGSASGLLLMTDEGRGVEWSVEDVLGMDLSARRPFVHLSACSTASEAVAPASEMFSFASWLLRAGAREVLAGAWEVRDDLSALYTDAFLDGLRENADLRLLASEATRRLRLRVGDADLASWAPFQLIFAA; encoded by the coding sequence ATGGCTATTATGGACGAAGTCCGAGACGCGCCCTCGCCGAACGCCTTGCTGGAGCTTCTCGTGCGCGAGCGCTCCTTGCGGCACGACGCCGCGCTCAATGACCTCGCCGAGAAACTCGCGCGAGATGCTGCCCAGGAATCGGACTCGCCCCTTGGGGACTACCGGTCCCAACAGGCCGGGTTCGTCGCTGAGCTGCGCGACACCATTGAGGAGACGCTGCGCGCCGACAGCCTTGCCCTCCTTGTCGCGGTCTATGAGGGCCGTCAAGTCCTCTTCACGGAGTCGTTTTGGCCGCTCATGCGCGCGCTGGCCTCTGACGCGTCGACCGCTGGCGACGCGAGGCGCGAGCATGCGTTCGCTCGCGTTCTTGCCGTTTACGACACCCTCGTTCGGGCCCTCGACCAAATCTCGACACTACGCGATCAGTCTCCCGACGAACTGTCCGTGTCGTTGCGACCGGGAACGATCTATTCCGATCCCGCGTTCCACAAGTGGCTTTCGGTACGTTGCCGCGCGGCGGCTTGCGCTGGAAGTGAACTCGCGCCAAGAATCGCGCAGCTTCGGGAGTGGCTGGTGACGCTTTGCCGGGTGACCGAGTCGCGCGCCAACGTGAGCGGAGCCTCCGACGGCAGGTTCTCGCTCTACGCGTCCGGGGACATGGCCGAAGCATGGCTGATCATGCGGCCCGATCTACACGCCCCCTTCGACGCGCTTCTTAGCCGCGTTTCGGCCGGCGAGCTCACGGTCGAGCAGGCTGTCGCGGCGGCCATCGCTGACTTCGCCCGCGACGAAGACTCGGCGCCTTTCTATGGCGCGTACTTTCTGGAGCGTGCCCTTCGATGGTCCGGTGGCGCACTGCTTACGCCCGCCCTCGACGAATACCGCGTGCTCTGCGACCGGCCCGGCGAAGCGGCCATTCGCGCAACCACCACGCTACGGTACGGGACGGCGCTCGTTCTCTACTGGCGCCCCGCAGGACAAGGGCAAGTCGCGCTCGAGGATGCGGAGGCGCGGCTCGCGTCGGCCCGTGGAACCGTCTCGCCGAAGACGTCGCCGCGTCTTGTGCGCGATCTTCATTTCGCGCGCGCCCGGCTCCTGGAAAACGTGGCGATCTGGACTCCCGATCGTCTTGCCGAGGCGCGGGCCGAGTTCGAGGCGGGCCTTTCCGTGGAACGGGTCGCCCACGAGCGAGAACCACGCGGCCGCGCTCTGGGGGGCCTCGCCAATGTCCTTGTGGCCCTTGCCCGTCGAGGCATTCACGTCTCGCTCGAGCGGATCGCGTCCCTCTACGACGAAGCCCTTACGTTGCTACCGAACGAGGACTCGATCAATCGCGCCATCGTGCTCAACAACTATGCAGTGTTCCTGATAGAGGCACGGGACACCGATCGGGCAACTGACTTCGAACGGGCGCTCACGTACGTCGACGAGGGGCTGGCGATTGCGATCCCCATTCGCCGTGACCCTGTGTGGGTTACCGACGCGATAGCGAGTCTCTATCTCACCCGCGGAAACATCCTGCGCCACCGCGCCTACGGCGATCTCGAGGGACGCCTTCGGGCGGCGCGGGAGAGCTTCAGTGCAGGAACGCGTTTCGCGTCTGCGACGTCGGAGCTCGGGGGACTTCTGCGGCTCAATCAGGCGTTTCTGAATGAAGAGCTAGGCCGCCTGACGGGTGACCCGACCTTCGAGGAAGAGGGCTATCGGTGCCTCGTAGAGGCACAGGAGTGCCTTGGAGGGCACCCTCTTCTTTCGCTCATCGTCTCCTTCGCTCAGGCTTCCTTTGCCCGTGCACGTCCAACTCCCGAGGCAGTAAGCTCGGCGCGCGATGCGCTGAAATCCCTCCGCGAGCGGGGCGACCTTCACGAGCTTGCGGGGAGGGCGCATCAGTTCGGAAACCTTCTGCGACGGGCAGACGAGTTGCCGCAGCGCGAGGAAGGTACGGCTTTGCTCAATGAAGCACATCGGCTGTACGGCCAACTTGCCTTGCGCACCGAGGAGCTCACGGCCGCGCGGGATCTCGCCGAAGCGCTTATCGACGACAGCCCGCCGGGCGACCCGCAACCTAACCTAGCGAGAGCCGAGGCACTTCTCGAAGAAGCGAGTGTTCACGCAGATGAGGCGTGGGGGCAGGTGCCCACGATTGAGTGGCGCTTGTCGTCAGTCGCCGCCAGCAAGGTCCATGCGGATCTCGCATGGCTTCGCGTGAGGCGCGGCGCGCCGATCGCGGAATTCGTGCGCAACGTCTGCTTGGCGAAGAACCGCGAACTTCTTGAACACACGCGCCTGCTCGCCGGGCAGCTCACCGGGGCGCGGCTCGCAGAGGCCCGCGCGGCGCAGAGCGCTGCGCTTCGCGAGGAGCAGGTACGGTGGCGCACGCAGAACGCCGCGTCGGCGACGGAGTCCACGTTCTCGGAGGCAGCCCGCGCCGCCGAGACGATCGTACGCGCCCGGGCCCTACAGGCGATCCATGCAGGGCGACCTGAACGCTTCGAGGCAGCGCAGATCGAGGCACAGCTTGCGTCCTTTTTCTCGGCAAACCCAGAGAGCACCGTCATAGACGTCACGCTAGGATCCTTGGGTACCGTTCTGGTTGTCGCAACGGCCACGGGTGTTTCGGTCCACGCGCTGGATCTGCGCTCAATCGAAACGAACCAAGCTCGCGACGACTGGTGGCGAGCTTGGTCCCGGTGGCGGGAGGCCTCCGCTCCGGACAAGCACCATCGCTACGCGGAGTGGAACGCGAGTACCGAGGCACTCCTCGCTCTCGTCAGCGAACGACTCCTCGGCGCTTCGCTGTCCGCTTCTATGATTGACGGCCGCGATCTGGTGGTCATCGCGGGCCGCTTGAGTGGGATCCCGTTTCATGCAGCACGCGTGGGGGGCACGCGCCTTCTTCTGCGTGCGCGATCCGTCGCGTACGCAACGAGTCTTGCGCGCCTCCCGGGTCGCGAGATCCGCTGGCGCGCTCCAAGGAGCGCCCTCTGCGTGCTCAGTGACCCGACTACGAGCGGGCAGGCGTCTCTCGACGCATCGCCCGGAGAGCTCTTGCGCGTCGCCCAGCGTCTCTCGCAAGGGGGGACAGATGTCACCGTCCTTGCGTCTGTGGGCGACCGCGTGGGCATGGGCGCCCTTCCTCCTCACGCCTTCGCGGACACAATCCGGGTCGATGGTCGCCGTCCAACGCCGAGCGTGATGGCCGAGCTGATCCCACTCACCGACACGCTCGTGTATTCCGGTCATGGTTCTGCAAGCGGGCTGCTGCTCATGACGGACGAGGGGCGCGGCGTCGAATGGAGCGTCGAGGACGTACTCGGAATGGATCTCAGCGCCAGGCGCCCGTTCGTGCATTTGAGTGCGTGTTCGACGGCGTCTGAGGCGGTGGCGCCGGCAAGCGAAATGTTCAGCTTCGCATCGTGGCTGCTGCGCGCCGGAGCCCGCGAGGTCCTTGCCGGCGCGTGGGAGGTGAGAGACGACCTGTCAGCGCTCTACACGGATGCCTTCTTGGACGGGCTAAGAGAGAACGCGGACCTTCGGCTGCTGGCCTCCGAGGCAACGCGACGACTACGCCTACGCGTGGGGGACGCCGATCTGGCTTCCTGGGCCCCCTTCCAACTAATATTCGCTGCGTAA
- a CDS encoding CHAT domain-containing protein, with the protein MDDSVDDVVATRLLPDTTILPGFWRIDGYTRIASMLKSRLGLAEGQNYFEFPYDWRRDNRVAARRLSECVPAWLDNHRRETGTRDAKVWFLGHSMGGLVARYYIEKLGGREFTRGLVTFGTPFRGSMNALDVLVNGFRQDLGPISTVDLTAMVRSFTSVYQLLPTYTCIDDGTGALKHLTDNLVSIPNLDAAKVAAARAFYREMDDAAAAAKNAGTGTRIFPFVGFHQVTSLSARPIASGATLLATLGGQDFQGDSTVPRLSATPDEWANSGVERYATERHASLQNAPEVLQQLEGILSDADVGPFRIWAKQTSNPNRYRFGLGVSERLGLSLEVGDVISVGDLLPIACRPVSSTFSRNGGREPPPDAIDLIAYVVHVESSRTVVVALARSDDGWHRGNARVAEPGAYRVTVMGGAGVTPVSDVFAACDVPGTTRSAALVEGLVDWSRVEAVLEARGAVSAAAAAVANLARGAGVVVRADGRHYALRVEELPFGGRNRDAQLSLHEALDLHEYEESLVVHDRAAAPLRAAPAPLSKAWGNRWVVLEDGMPKSIGEARPPRPPDVGGVFRGEARVTEAESIAHHSVERLPKVTLRGALAPEESISVDVDLVVAPAPDTLGLLRFRLGERNEIAVVARFVPPPELLVRAGDDVRTILVRRDGPGIFCSFAAKVAPDAVAGKEIAVSVSFWVEGGYVGAAQAFFRVAARPATGSPPALGLSPAAAETVVEPTSLRGAVDVSPNEMAPPMLTVQIVRPDPSKPGELLWMVSVREPVRDLPLRMSGTCRITAPSEYVRTLAKGAAPSRATHLAYFRGVGSELWAAAPECFRQTYAALFAEKRENFEIQFISDDPYVPWELMWPDTVDGAGLLAMKHPVARWFLDYQTLLTTQLPRGQILTIAPDYTRSGAMSPLPSAQIESEHLRTQYGAKQVTPTRKEVLGLFETLPSTPVSFLHFAGHGCFLGGAEGSQVYLEDDPLASVEVRAGNNRMAEKGRTLVFFNACETAGSADSLASAAGWAEAFVRRKYGGMIAPLWPVYDGHALRVLDEVALGAINKKQPVANVLRDIRERYAADSPTYLAYIFVGDVRARFA; encoded by the coding sequence ATGGACGACTCGGTCGACGACGTCGTCGCCACCAGGCTCCTTCCCGACACGACGATCCTACCGGGCTTCTGGCGAATCGACGGGTACACTCGCATCGCCTCGATGTTGAAGTCACGTCTCGGCCTCGCGGAGGGCCAGAACTACTTCGAATTTCCCTATGACTGGCGGCGGGACAATCGTGTGGCTGCGCGAAGGCTGTCTGAGTGCGTTCCCGCCTGGCTCGACAATCATCGGCGAGAGACCGGCACACGGGACGCGAAGGTCTGGTTCCTAGGTCACTCGATGGGTGGCCTCGTCGCTCGTTACTACATCGAGAAGCTTGGCGGTCGCGAGTTCACGCGCGGGCTTGTGACCTTCGGTACGCCGTTTCGCGGCTCGATGAACGCGCTCGACGTGCTCGTGAACGGCTTTCGACAAGACTTGGGGCCTATCTCGACCGTCGACCTCACGGCGATGGTGCGGTCGTTCACCTCCGTGTATCAGCTGCTTCCCACCTACACGTGCATCGACGACGGAACAGGAGCTCTCAAGCACCTCACGGACAACCTCGTAAGCATCCCAAACCTCGACGCCGCGAAGGTGGCAGCCGCTCGGGCATTCTACCGTGAGATGGACGACGCCGCGGCCGCCGCGAAGAACGCCGGGACGGGCACGAGAATCTTCCCGTTCGTAGGCTTTCACCAAGTCACGAGCCTTTCGGCACGCCCCATTGCGTCGGGGGCGACTCTCCTCGCCACGCTCGGGGGGCAGGACTTCCAGGGCGACAGCACTGTGCCGCGCCTGTCAGCCACGCCCGACGAGTGGGCGAATTCGGGGGTTGAGCGCTACGCGACCGAGCGCCACGCGTCGTTGCAAAATGCTCCCGAGGTGCTGCAGCAGCTCGAGGGCATCCTCTCGGACGCCGACGTGGGACCGTTCCGCATTTGGGCCAAACAGACCTCGAACCCAAACCGGTACCGCTTTGGGCTTGGGGTCTCCGAACGCCTTGGCCTCTCCCTCGAGGTGGGCGACGTGATCTCGGTCGGCGACCTCCTTCCGATCGCGTGCCGTCCAGTCAGCTCGACGTTCTCGCGAAACGGTGGCCGGGAACCGCCTCCTGATGCGATCGATCTCATCGCCTATGTAGTGCACGTCGAGTCGAGTCGGACGGTGGTGGTGGCGCTCGCACGGTCCGACGACGGCTGGCACCGCGGAAATGCGCGCGTCGCGGAACCGGGTGCCTACCGCGTGACGGTGATGGGCGGCGCGGGCGTAACGCCAGTCTCGGACGTCTTTGCGGCTTGTGACGTACCCGGCACGACGCGAAGTGCGGCGCTCGTCGAGGGGCTTGTAGATTGGTCGAGGGTGGAGGCCGTGCTCGAGGCCCGCGGCGCCGTCTCGGCGGCGGCGGCCGCCGTCGCGAACCTCGCCCGAGGTGCCGGGGTGGTCGTACGGGCCGACGGCCGGCACTACGCGCTTCGCGTCGAGGAGCTGCCCTTCGGCGGGCGGAACCGCGACGCACAGCTATCTCTCCATGAAGCACTCGACCTTCACGAGTACGAGGAGAGCCTGGTCGTTCACGACCGAGCCGCCGCTCCTCTGCGCGCTGCGCCCGCCCCGCTCTCCAAGGCCTGGGGAAACCGCTGGGTGGTGCTTGAGGACGGGATGCCAAAGTCCATCGGTGAAGCACGGCCGCCGCGGCCGCCCGACGTCGGCGGCGTGTTCCGGGGTGAAGCTCGCGTCACGGAGGCTGAGTCCATCGCGCATCACAGCGTCGAACGGCTGCCCAAGGTGACCCTGCGCGGAGCCCTTGCCCCCGAGGAATCGATTTCGGTCGACGTCGACCTCGTCGTTGCGCCGGCCCCCGACACTCTGGGGTTGCTGCGTTTCCGGCTGGGCGAACGGAACGAGATCGCCGTGGTGGCCCGTTTCGTTCCCCCGCCCGAGCTGCTCGTGCGCGCCGGCGACGATGTGCGAACCATCTTGGTGCGCAGGGATGGGCCAGGCATCTTTTGCTCGTTTGCCGCAAAAGTCGCGCCCGATGCGGTTGCAGGCAAGGAGATCGCGGTCTCCGTAAGCTTTTGGGTTGAGGGCGGTTACGTCGGCGCCGCGCAAGCGTTCTTTCGCGTGGCGGCGCGCCCGGCAACGGGGTCACCTCCGGCCTTGGGGCTATCTCCTGCAGCCGCTGAGACGGTGGTCGAGCCAACCTCTCTTCGTGGCGCGGTGGATGTCTCGCCGAACGAGATGGCCCCACCGATGCTCACGGTCCAGATCGTGCGCCCCGATCCGTCCAAGCCTGGCGAATTGCTTTGGATGGTGTCCGTCCGCGAGCCCGTGCGCGACCTGCCCCTTCGGATGTCGGGCACCTGCCGCATTACCGCACCGAGCGAGTACGTGCGGACTTTGGCTAAAGGGGCAGCGCCGAGCCGCGCGACGCATCTTGCCTATTTTCGCGGTGTCGGAAGTGAGCTCTGGGCGGCGGCGCCGGAGTGCTTTCGGCAGACGTATGCGGCGCTGTTCGCTGAGAAACGGGAAAATTTCGAGATCCAGTTCATTTCCGATGACCCGTACGTCCCCTGGGAGCTGATGTGGCCCGACACCGTCGACGGCGCCGGGCTCTTGGCGATGAAGCACCCGGTGGCGCGCTGGTTCTTGGACTACCAGACACTCCTCACCACGCAGCTCCCGAGGGGCCAGATTCTAACGATCGCGCCCGACTACACGCGCAGTGGCGCGATGTCTCCGTTGCCCAGCGCGCAGATTGAATCCGAGCATCTGCGGACCCAGTACGGCGCCAAGCAGGTCACGCCCACTCGAAAGGAAGTTCTCGGCTTGTTCGAAACGCTGCCATCCACCCCGGTTTCGTTTCTGCACTTTGCCGGGCACGGGTGCTTTCTCGGTGGCGCGGAAGGATCGCAGGTCTACCTTGAAGATGACCCACTTGCATCGGTCGAAGTGCGCGCAGGGAACAACCGGATGGCCGAGAAGGGCCGCACGCTCGTCTTCTTCAATGCGTGCGAGACGGCCGGGAGCGCGGATTCGCTGGCATCCGCGGCGGGGTGGGCGGAGGCCTTCGTGCGCCGAAAGTACGGAGGCATGATCGCGCCTCTTTGGCCCGTCTACGATGGTCATGCGCTGCGGGTCCTCGACGAAGTCGCCTTGGGCGCCATCAACAAGAAACAACCCGTCGCGAATGTCCTTCGCGACATCCGCGAGCGGTACGCCGCCGATTCGCCGACCTATCTCGCGTACATCTTCGTGGGCGATGTTCGCGCGCGATTTGCGTAG